One segment of Synechococcus sp. A15-24 DNA contains the following:
- a CDS encoding exodeoxyribonuclease V subunit gamma — MLTLYRSNRAEFLATLLARQLLEERPDPFETVEVLVNTWPTSRWLGEQLATANGISSLVRFPFPGSRLRQLVRRVLDLPDQEQDPWRATSLVWAVLEQMPALLEQPVARPLRVWLQQRDGADASGLSRDRWQLARAIADAFDDYALYRPETLYSWIQGQGSRAASAETDWQPWLARQLAASLHRQPFGLQVQSAVERLRSGAVDPQVLPKVIRLFGISALAPVQVELIQALSGSTDVQVYLLTPCRDLWQRCGSRREQLGATWTEPPDGGWFQQAPRLEATLGRMGAEFQQLLEGSGDSQLGEVREGDLFADPVRIAEGDGRSATLLEQLQQQLVEPGCRESLERDLDDRSLLFQAAPGPWREVQLVRDQVLQWLAADPELEPRDVLVMTPQIDRYAPLLSSVFNDRDAIGVDLPWRLTDRSQQSTPGLTMVMLELLDLASGRLTATGLERLLANPALQTQQGLSGTEASALTRCLQRTGFRWGLDARERGGDETHSLSWCLDRWLLGLALPQRDGLAPGGAAPFHQDLDPQRLVRWWSVLDRLVRWLQQLRRPRTSTAWVELLQAVLEDLFADGGAWSWERQGWSAALAEWQQRAAACPLELEVAVAAEVLAEALSVDSGRFGHRSGALTVSALEPMRAIPHKVIVLMGLDDGVFPRVDQRPGFHLLEQRRWLGDPRGGDQDRYVLLEALMSARRHLLISWCGRNEHTGEPRPAAAPVEQWLQDLTRQLGEEASAGLCIEPDPNPLDRSNFQVAGHGQPLSCDRRQLAARRWLDQHQSHAARAGLAWPLQWSAPDPEVTIDPRSDEELLQWLVDPQSAWLRQLGLHPAERVDPVEDLEALTLSSLLQAQVLNQDLEDHLLAAETPAWCVTLAGQGVFPPAAGAELEEGILSHRLQALQLQLDRLGRCSHQGTLLMAGDIQVVVQPGRFTPRGLMRSWLQHLRLCADDAVFGGSAVIARADKGDDAKTHVRWGRLEPAEAQAQLLTLQRLAQQGQHQCWPVPPRSGWLLMSREHNKAGSGVAVFQDSWILERQDPQQRLCFGAEAEADQLLQSQGFEQACALLYEPILKALVH; from the coding sequence TTGCTGACGCTTTACCGCAGCAATCGGGCTGAATTCCTGGCCACCTTGCTGGCCCGTCAGTTGCTGGAGGAGCGACCGGACCCCTTCGAGACGGTGGAGGTGTTGGTGAACACCTGGCCCACCAGTCGCTGGCTTGGCGAGCAGCTCGCCACGGCCAATGGCATCAGTTCGTTGGTGCGCTTTCCCTTTCCGGGCAGTCGCTTGCGGCAGCTGGTGCGACGGGTGCTCGACCTTCCCGATCAGGAGCAGGACCCCTGGCGGGCCACCTCCCTGGTGTGGGCTGTGCTGGAGCAGATGCCGGCCCTGTTGGAGCAGCCCGTTGCCCGACCGCTGCGGGTCTGGTTGCAGCAACGTGATGGTGCAGACGCTTCGGGGCTGAGCCGGGATCGTTGGCAGCTGGCTCGCGCCATCGCCGATGCCTTTGACGACTACGCGCTATACCGGCCCGAAACCTTGTACAGCTGGATCCAGGGCCAGGGCAGCCGTGCTGCATCCGCAGAAACGGACTGGCAACCGTGGCTGGCCCGCCAGTTAGCGGCGTCTCTGCATCGCCAACCGTTCGGCTTGCAGGTGCAGTCCGCTGTGGAGCGGCTGCGGTCCGGCGCCGTGGACCCCCAGGTGCTGCCAAAGGTGATCCGTCTGTTCGGCATCAGTGCCCTGGCGCCGGTGCAGGTGGAACTGATCCAGGCCCTCTCCGGCAGCACCGACGTTCAGGTGTATCTGCTCACCCCCTGCCGCGATCTCTGGCAGCGCTGCGGTAGCCGCCGTGAGCAGCTGGGGGCAACCTGGACAGAGCCTCCCGATGGGGGCTGGTTCCAGCAGGCACCGCGATTGGAAGCCACGCTCGGACGGATGGGGGCTGAATTCCAGCAGCTGCTGGAGGGCAGTGGCGACAGTCAGCTGGGGGAGGTGCGCGAGGGGGATCTGTTTGCCGATCCCGTCCGCATTGCTGAGGGGGACGGTCGCTCCGCCACGTTGCTGGAGCAGTTGCAGCAGCAGCTGGTGGAACCGGGCTGCCGTGAATCCCTGGAACGAGATCTTGACGACCGCTCGTTGTTGTTCCAGGCCGCACCAGGGCCATGGCGAGAGGTGCAACTGGTGCGCGATCAGGTGTTGCAGTGGTTGGCGGCCGATCCAGAGCTTGAGCCTCGGGATGTGTTGGTGATGACCCCGCAGATCGACCGCTATGCCCCACTCCTGAGCTCCGTGTTCAACGACCGTGATGCGATTGGAGTGGATCTGCCCTGGCGTCTCACCGATCGCAGCCAGCAGAGCACCCCTGGCCTGACGATGGTGATGCTGGAGTTGCTGGACCTGGCGTCAGGTCGCCTGACCGCCACTGGGCTGGAACGGTTGTTGGCCAATCCCGCCCTGCAGACGCAACAGGGTCTCAGTGGCACTGAGGCGTCTGCCTTGACCCGCTGCCTGCAGCGCACGGGCTTCCGCTGGGGGCTCGATGCCCGTGAGCGGGGCGGTGATGAGACCCACAGTCTCAGTTGGTGTCTGGATCGTTGGTTGCTGGGTCTGGCGCTGCCGCAACGGGATGGCCTTGCACCCGGCGGGGCGGCCCCGTTTCATCAGGATCTCGATCCGCAGCGGCTGGTGCGCTGGTGGAGCGTTCTGGATCGGCTGGTGCGCTGGTTGCAGCAGCTGCGACGACCACGGACCTCGACGGCCTGGGTGGAGTTGCTGCAGGCCGTGCTGGAGGATCTCTTCGCTGACGGCGGCGCCTGGAGCTGGGAGCGTCAGGGTTGGTCTGCTGCCCTGGCGGAATGGCAGCAGCGGGCAGCCGCCTGCCCGCTTGAGCTCGAGGTGGCGGTGGCGGCTGAGGTGCTGGCGGAGGCCCTGTCGGTGGACAGTGGCCGCTTCGGGCATCGCAGTGGTGCGCTCACGGTGAGTGCGCTGGAGCCGATGCGGGCGATTCCTCACAAGGTGATCGTGTTGATGGGCCTCGACGACGGGGTGTTCCCCCGTGTGGACCAACGGCCTGGGTTCCATCTGTTGGAGCAGCGCCGCTGGCTGGGCGACCCGCGCGGGGGTGATCAGGACCGGTATGTGCTGCTGGAAGCGCTGATGTCCGCGCGGCGTCATCTGCTGATCAGTTGGTGCGGCCGCAATGAACACACTGGTGAGCCGCGGCCGGCTGCTGCTCCGGTGGAACAGTGGTTGCAGGACCTGACCCGGCAGCTGGGGGAAGAGGCCAGCGCGGGGCTGTGCATCGAGCCGGATCCCAACCCACTGGATCGCAGCAACTTTCAGGTTGCCGGCCATGGCCAGCCCCTCAGCTGTGATCGCCGCCAACTGGCGGCGCGACGCTGGCTGGACCAGCATCAGAGCCATGCTGCGAGGGCCGGCCTGGCTTGGCCGCTGCAGTGGAGTGCGCCGGACCCTGAGGTCACGATCGACCCACGCAGCGATGAGGAGCTGTTGCAGTGGCTGGTGGACCCGCAGTCAGCCTGGCTGCGCCAGCTGGGCCTCCATCCAGCAGAGCGGGTGGATCCCGTGGAGGATCTCGAGGCCTTGACGCTCAGCAGCCTGCTGCAGGCCCAGGTGTTGAATCAGGATCTGGAGGATCACCTGCTGGCGGCCGAGACGCCGGCATGGTGCGTGACGTTGGCGGGCCAGGGGGTGTTTCCCCCCGCAGCAGGGGCTGAGCTGGAGGAGGGAATCCTCAGCCATCGACTCCAGGCGTTGCAGCTGCAGCTGGATCGGCTCGGACGTTGCAGCCACCAGGGAACGCTGCTGATGGCCGGCGACATTCAGGTGGTGGTTCAGCCCGGTCGCTTCACCCCCCGTGGTCTGATGCGGAGCTGGCTGCAGCACCTAAGGCTCTGCGCAGACGATGCTGTCTTCGGCGGGAGCGCCGTCATCGCTCGGGCAGACAAAGGCGATGACGCCAAGACCCATGTGCGTTGGGGACGTCTCGAACCTGCAGAGGCCCAGGCACAGCTGCTGACGCTGCAGCGGTTGGCTCAGCAGGGGCAGCATCAGTGCTGGCCGGTTCCCCCCAGAAGCGGCTGGCTGTTGATGAGCAGGGAGCACAACAAGGCCGGCAGCGGCGTCGCCGTCTTTCAAGACAGCTGGATCCTGGAGCGGCAGGACCCCCAGCAGCGGCTGTGCTTCGGCGCTGAAGCTGAGGCGGACCAGCTGTTGCAGAGCCAGGGCTTCGAGCAGGCGTGTGCGTTGCTCTACGAACCGATTCTGAAGGCCTTGGTGCACTGA
- a CDS encoding low molecular weight phosphatase family protein gives MRVLFLCTGNYFRSRFSQALFQQLIEINQATGRLQVDSAGLKVDPSSGNVGPMAPEAISALQDRGATVDPASLAAPKQVTEADLDAADVVVAVDEAAHRPMVQQQFPAWEKRIRFWIVKDLGEEDGVDPIAQLEHRVQQLFDELKPE, from the coding sequence GTGCGCGTCCTGTTTCTCTGCACCGGCAACTACTTCCGTAGTCGTTTCTCGCAAGCGCTGTTCCAGCAGCTGATCGAGATCAACCAGGCAACGGGACGCCTGCAGGTTGATTCTGCTGGGCTGAAGGTGGATCCCAGCAGTGGCAACGTCGGTCCAATGGCGCCTGAGGCGATCAGTGCCCTGCAGGACCGTGGTGCGACCGTCGATCCAGCCAGCCTCGCCGCACCAAAACAGGTCACGGAAGCTGACCTGGATGCTGCGGATGTGGTGGTGGCTGTTGATGAGGCGGCCCATCGCCCGATGGTTCAGCAGCAGTTCCCCGCCTGGGAGAAAAGAATCCGCTTCTGGATAGTCAAAGACCTCGGTGAGGAGGACGGCGTCGATCCGATCGCTCAGCTTGAGCACCGGGTGCAGCAGCTGTTCGATGAACTGAAACCCGAATGA